The Salvelinus alpinus chromosome 28, SLU_Salpinus.1, whole genome shotgun sequence genome includes a window with the following:
- the her9 gene encoding hairy-related 9 isoform X2 has protein sequence MPADTMEKQTASPIAGAPANGSHTPDKPKNASEHRKSSKPIMEKRRRARINESLGQLKTLILDALKKDSSRHSKLEKADILEMTVKHLRNLQRVQMTALSADTTVLSKYRAGFNECMNEVTRFLSTSEGVNTEVKSRLLNHLSGSLGQMIAMNYPQPTPTQQAHIGQPLHVQLPFTVPNSVSMGSKLSTVEALSPQVFGGFQLVPATDGQFAFLIPNPAFASASTPVIPLYANAGVPMTVNASPVHCSSAPTASSPVHGMTSFVGVSQAVSPVGVSTGSESTEAVWRPW, from the exons ATGCCAGCCGACACCATGGAGAAACAAACGGCATCCCCTATTGCTGGTGCACCTGCAAATGGTTCCCATACTCCAGACAAACCCAAGAATGCCAGCGAGCATAGAAAG TCCTCAAAACCCATCATGGAGAAACGTAGGAGAGCGAGGATAAACGAAAGCCTTGGCCAACTCAAGACACTCATCCTCGATGCACTTAAAAAAGAT AGTTCCAGACATTCTAAATTGGAAAAAGCCGATATTCTGGAAATGACAGTGAAGCACTTACGGAATTTACAGCGTGTGCAGATGACTG CGTTGTCAGCAGACACTACTGTCCTCAGTAAATACCGAGCGGGATTCAACGAATGCATGAACGAGGTCACTCGCTTCTTGTCCACCAGCGAGGGGGTGAACACGGAGGTAAAGTCGCGGCTTCTCAACCACCTGTCAGGTTCCCTAGGCCAGATGATCGCCATGAACTACCCCCAGCCAACTCCAACTCAACAGGCTCACATTGGGCAGCCTCTTCACGTGCAGCTACCTTTTACCGTGCCCAACAGTGTCTCTATGGGTTCCAAACTCAGCACCGTGGAAGCCTTGTCTCCTCAAGTTTTCGGGGGGTTCCAGCTTGTGCCTGCCACCGATGGACAGTTTGCTTTTCTTATTCCCAACCCTGCATTCGCCTCAGCATCAACCCCAGTCATCCCTCTGTACGCTAACGCAGGTGTACCTATGACAGTCAACGCCAGTCCTGTCCACTGCAGCTCTGCGCCAACAGCATCATCCCCAGTCCATGGGATGACATCATTCGTCGGTGTTTCTCAGGCCGTCAGCCCTGTCGGTGTCAGCACTGGTTCGGAGAGCACTGAGGCTGTTTGGCGACCCTGGTAG
- the her9 gene encoding hairy-related 9 isoform X1, with amino-acid sequence MPADTMEKQTASPIAGAPANGSHTPDKPKNASEHRKSSKPIMEKRRRARINESLGQLKTLILDALKKDSSRHSKLEKADILEMTVKHLRNLQRVQMTAALSADTTVLSKYRAGFNECMNEVTRFLSTSEGVNTEVKSRLLNHLSGSLGQMIAMNYPQPTPTQQAHIGQPLHVQLPFTVPNSVSMGSKLSTVEALSPQVFGGFQLVPATDGQFAFLIPNPAFASASTPVIPLYANAGVPMTVNASPVHCSSAPTASSPVHGMTSFVGVSQAVSPVGVSTGSESTEAVWRPW; translated from the exons ATGCCAGCCGACACCATGGAGAAACAAACGGCATCCCCTATTGCTGGTGCACCTGCAAATGGTTCCCATACTCCAGACAAACCCAAGAATGCCAGCGAGCATAGAAAG TCCTCAAAACCCATCATGGAGAAACGTAGGAGAGCGAGGATAAACGAAAGCCTTGGCCAACTCAAGACACTCATCCTCGATGCACTTAAAAAAGAT AGTTCCAGACATTCTAAATTGGAAAAAGCCGATATTCTGGAAATGACAGTGAAGCACTTACGGAATTTACAGCGTGTGCAGATGACTG CAGCGTTGTCAGCAGACACTACTGTCCTCAGTAAATACCGAGCGGGATTCAACGAATGCATGAACGAGGTCACTCGCTTCTTGTCCACCAGCGAGGGGGTGAACACGGAGGTAAAGTCGCGGCTTCTCAACCACCTGTCAGGTTCCCTAGGCCAGATGATCGCCATGAACTACCCCCAGCCAACTCCAACTCAACAGGCTCACATTGGGCAGCCTCTTCACGTGCAGCTACCTTTTACCGTGCCCAACAGTGTCTCTATGGGTTCCAAACTCAGCACCGTGGAAGCCTTGTCTCCTCAAGTTTTCGGGGGGTTCCAGCTTGTGCCTGCCACCGATGGACAGTTTGCTTTTCTTATTCCCAACCCTGCATTCGCCTCAGCATCAACCCCAGTCATCCCTCTGTACGCTAACGCAGGTGTACCTATGACAGTCAACGCCAGTCCTGTCCACTGCAGCTCTGCGCCAACAGCATCATCCCCAGTCCATGGGATGACATCATTCGTCGGTGTTTCTCAGGCCGTCAGCCCTGTCGGTGTCAGCACTGGTTCGGAGAGCACTGAGGCTGTTTGGCGACCCTGGTAG